One segment of Scomber scombrus chromosome 3, fScoSco1.1, whole genome shotgun sequence DNA contains the following:
- the sla2a gene encoding src-like-adapter 2 isoform X2 — protein sequence MGTCPTRSQSNLTNFENPPEPVSPASQENMIVSLCNYPSYGHTELSMLMGERLSIISDDGDFMMVRSTTTNRESYVPTNYTAKVTHNWLFAGISRYKAVELLMQPNNQTGAFIIRESETNRDCYSLSVLRRTNTSYQDSVKHYRVSRLQNTWVYISPGLTFPSLHHLVQHYSESADGLCCRLTMPCFIHGSDNARESARPIPTIIRRPTINWKDISRSVIFKRKRTESDHSLVSEGLREAISSYLQMTEGNDLSWDT from the exons ATGGGGACCTGCCCCACCAGAAGTCAATCCAACCTGACAAACTTTGAAAATCCACCTGAGCCTGTATCACCAG cctcCCAGGAGAACATGATTGTGTCCCTCTGCAACTACCCGTCCTATGGTCACACAGAGCTGTCCATGCTCATGGGGGAAAGACTCTCCATCATATCAGA TGATGGTGATTTCATGATGGTGAGATCCACCACCACAAACCGCGAGAGCTACGTTCCCACCAACTACACAGCCAAGGTGACACACAA CTGGCTGTTTGCAGGCATCAGCAGGTACAAAGCAGTGGAGCTGCTCATGCAGCCAAATAACCAGACTGGAGCCTTTATAATCCGAGAGTCAGAGACAAACAGAG ATTGTTACTCGCTGTCAGTCCTGAGGAGAACCAACACTTCTTACCAGGACAGTGTGAAACACTACCGCGTCTCTCGCCTCCAAAACACCTGGGTGTACATATCTCCAGGACTCACCTTCCCCTCCCTGCATCACCTGGTGCAACACTACTCAG agtctGCAGATGGATTGTGCTGTCGGCTGACAATGCCTTGCTTCATCCACGGTTCAGACAACGCCAGAGAATCGGCGAGGCCTATACCGACGATTATCAGGAGGCCTACTATCAACTGGAAGGACATAAGCAG GTCTGTCATCTTCAAGAGGAAGAGAACAGAGTCGGACCACTCTCTGGTGAGCGAGGGGCTGAGGGAGGCCATCAGCTCCTACCTCCAAATGACAGAAGGCAACGATCTTAGCTGGGACACTTGA
- the sla2a gene encoding src-like-adapter 2 isoform X1, with translation MGTCPTRSQSNLTNFENPPEPVSPASQENMIVSLCNYPSYGHTELSMLMGERLSIISDDGDFMMVRSTTTNRESYVPTNYTAKVTHNWLFAGISRYKAVELLMQPNNQTGAFIIRESETNRDCYSLSVLRRTNTSYQDSVKHYRVSRLQNTWVYISPGLTFPSLHHLVQHYSESADGLCCRLTMPCFIHGSDNARESARPIPTIIRRPTINWKDISRCGLFLSLLLLMTATRCHSATVLYCMNPWCFPGFKTIDRLYFSEAHLFSVIQLYSYF, from the exons ATGGGGACCTGCCCCACCAGAAGTCAATCCAACCTGACAAACTTTGAAAATCCACCTGAGCCTGTATCACCAG cctcCCAGGAGAACATGATTGTGTCCCTCTGCAACTACCCGTCCTATGGTCACACAGAGCTGTCCATGCTCATGGGGGAAAGACTCTCCATCATATCAGA TGATGGTGATTTCATGATGGTGAGATCCACCACCACAAACCGCGAGAGCTACGTTCCCACCAACTACACAGCCAAGGTGACACACAA CTGGCTGTTTGCAGGCATCAGCAGGTACAAAGCAGTGGAGCTGCTCATGCAGCCAAATAACCAGACTGGAGCCTTTATAATCCGAGAGTCAGAGACAAACAGAG ATTGTTACTCGCTGTCAGTCCTGAGGAGAACCAACACTTCTTACCAGGACAGTGTGAAACACTACCGCGTCTCTCGCCTCCAAAACACCTGGGTGTACATATCTCCAGGACTCACCTTCCCCTCCCTGCATCACCTGGTGCAACACTACTCAG agtctGCAGATGGATTGTGCTGTCGGCTGACAATGCCTTGCTTCATCCACGGTTCAGACAACGCCAGAGAATCGGCGAGGCCTATACCGACGATTATCAGGAGGCCTACTATCAACTGGAAGGACATAAGCAGGTGTggactctttctttctttgcttctaCTGATGACTGCCACAAGATGTCACTCTGCTACTGTGCTGTACTGCATGAACCCTTGGTGTTTTCCTGGCTTTAAAACAATAGATAGATTATATTTTAGTGAAGctcacttattttcagttattCAACTCTATAGTTATTTTTGA
- the trpc4apa gene encoding transient receptor potential cation channel, subfamily C, member 4 associated protein a isoform X2, with translation MATLLGSESPCIGGRRRNCSSNIITKFTASKITGQGFSRGTQLPGGLLQERDKRAKWNGIPTLLQKLYESSHPNSDLSHAHSLLKVLSSQLSMEAMSFVTEDRKTAQESTFPNTYTFDLFGGVDLLVEILMRPTLTMQKKKPKMNDDLVKDSLSVLYNCCICTEGVTKSLAARDDFVLFLFTLMTNKKTFLQTATLIEDILGVKKMIHLEGIPNLSGLVQSFDQQQLANFCRILSVTISEPDVGNDDKHTLLAKNAQQKRNASPSRAEVNQVTLLNIPGFIERLCKLATRKVSEATGANFLQELEDWYTWLDNALVLDALMQMATEEAEQSSTESSDESSLATSPLRHRLPQSMKIVHEIMYKVEVLYVLCVLLMGRQRNQVHKMLAEFRLIPGLNNLFDKLIWRKYTASNHVVHGQNENCDCSPEISFKIQFLRLLQSFSDHHENKYLLLNSQELNELSAISMKANIPEVEALVNTDRSLVCDGKKGLLTRLLTVMKREPPDSSFRFWQARAVESFLRGATSYADQMFLLKRGLLEHILFCIIDSGCTSRDVLQSYFDLLGELMKFNIDAFKRFNKYVNTAEKFQTFLTQINSSLVDSNMLVRCIVLSLDRFESQTEDVKVVEVLSECCLLSYMARVENRLSFLFRLINIINVQTLTQENVSCLNTSLVILMLARRKAKLPFYLNALREKEYAEKYPGCLLNNFHNLLRFWQRHYLNKDKDSTCLENSSCIPFSYWKETVSVLLGSDRTSLCAIASYIDEPFMDLDRDLLED, from the exons ATGGCGACGCTTCTGGGGTCCGAGTCCCCTTGTATTGGAGGAAGACGGAGAAATTGCAGTAGCAATATCATTACAAAGTTCACGGCCAGTAAAATTACTGGCCAGGGTTTCAGTCGAGGGACACAG CTCCCAGGAGGCCTGCTCCAGGAGAGAGATAAACGGGCCAAGTGGAATGGCATCCCTACTCTGCTGCAGAAGCTCTACGAGAGCAGCCATCCCAACAGTGACCTCTCCCACGCCCACAGCCTTCTCAAG GTGTTATCATCCCAGCTCTCCATGGAGGCCATGTCTTTTGTCACGGAGGACAGGAAGACCGCTCAGGAATCCACCTTCCCCAACACATACACCTTTGACCTCTTTGGTGGAGTTGAT CTGCTTGTGGAGATCTTGATGAGACCCACGCTAACTATGCagaagaaaaaacccaaaa TGAATGATGACTTGGTCAAGGACAGCCTTAGTGTTCTCTACAACTGCTGTATATGT ACAGAGGGGGTCACAAAGAGCCTGGCAGCGAGGGACGACTTTGTTCTGTTTCTCTTCACCCTGATGACAAACAAGAAGACCTTCCTACAGACTGCTACTCTAATTGAAGATATTCTCGGAGTGAAAAAG ATGATCCACTTAGAGGGCATCCCCAACCTGTCAGGTCTGGTCCAAAGCTTTGACCAACAACAGCTGGCCAACTTCTGCCGCATCCTGTCCGTCACCATCTCAGAGCCTGATGTTGGAAATGACGACAAGCACACTCTGTTGGCAAAAAATGCTCAGCAGAAACGTAATGCCAGCCCATCACGGGCGGAGGTCAACCAGG TAACTCTGCTGAATATCCCCGGCTTCATTGAGCGGCTGTGTAAGCTGGCCACCAGAAAGGTGTCTGAGGCCACAGGGGCTAACTTCCTGCAGGAGCTGGAGGACTGGTACACATGGTTGGACAACGCTCTGGTGCTTGACGCCCTCATGCAGATGGCGACTGAGGAGGCTGAGCAGAGCAGTACAG AATCATCAGATGAGAGCTCCCTGGCCACCAGCCCTCTGAGACATCGACTGCCCCAGTCCATGAAGATCGTACACGAGATCATGTATAAAGTGGAAGTGCTGTATGTGCTGTGTGTCCTTCTCATGGGGCGGCAGAGAAACCAG GTCCACAAGATGCTGGCCGAGTTCCGTCTCATCCCAGGACTCAATAACCTGTTCGACAAACTAATTTGGAGGAAATACACCGCCTCAAATCATGTGGTGCACGGCCAGAACGAGAACTGCGACTGTAGTCCA GAAATATCATTCAAAATCCAGTTCTTGCGGTTACTCCAGAGTTTCAGTGACCATCATGA GAACAAATACCTCCTGTTGAACAGCCAGGAGCTGAATGAACTGAGTGCCATATCCATGAAGGCTAACATCCCCGAGGTGGAAGCTCTGGTCAACACAGACAGAAGCCTAGTGTGTGACGGGAAGAAGGGCCTCCTCACGCGCCTCCTCACTGTCATGAAGAGGGAGCCCCCAGATTCGTCCTTTAG ATTCTGGCAGGCGAGGGCAGTGGAAAGCTTTCTCAGAGGAGCCACCTCCTATGCAGACCAAATGTTCCTTCTGAAGAGGGGACTGTTAGAG CATATCCTGTTCTGCATCATAGACAGTGGCTGTACTTCCAGAGATGTCCTGCAGAGCTACTTTGATCTGCTTGGAGAGCTCATGAAGTTCAACATTGATGCCTTCAAAAGATTCAACAAATACGTCAACACTGCAGAGAAG TTTCAGACATTCCTGACGCAGATCAACAGCTCTCTGGTGGACTCCAACATGCTGGTGCGCTGCATCGTCCTTTCATTGGACCGCTTTGAGAGCCAAACAGAAGATGTCAAAG TGGTGGAGGTGCTGTCTGAATGCTGTCTGCTGTCCTACATGGCCAGAGTTGAAAACCgcctctctttccttttccgACTTATCAACATCATCAACGTACAGACGCTCACACAG GAGAATGTGAGCTGTTTAAACACCAGTTTGGTCATCTTGATGCTGGCCAGAAGAAAGGCTAAACTGCCTTTCTATCTCAACGCCTTGCGTGAGAAGGAGTATGCTGAGAAGTATCCGGGCTGTCTGCTCAACAACTTCCACAACCTACTGCGCTTCTGGCAGCGTCACTACCTCAACAAGGACAAAGACAGCACCTGCCTGGAAAAC AGCTCCTGTATCCCCTTCAGCTACTGGAAGGAGACGGTGTCAGTGCTGCTGGGCTCAGACAGGACTTCTCTTTGTGCCATAGCGAGCTACATTGACGAGCCCTTCATGGATCTGGACAGAGACCTGCTGGAAGATTGA
- the trpc4apa gene encoding transient receptor potential cation channel, subfamily C, member 4 associated protein a isoform X1, with protein sequence MATLLGSESPCIGGRRRNCSSNIITKFTASKITGQGFSRGTQLPGGLLQERDKRAKWNGIPTLLQKLYESSHPNSDLSHAHSLLKVLSSQLSMEAMSFVTEDRKTAQESTFPNTYTFDLFGGVDLLVEILMRPTLTMQKKKPKMNDDLVKDSLSVLYNCCICTEGVTKSLAARDDFVLFLFTLMTNKKTFLQTATLIEDILGVKKEMIHLEGIPNLSGLVQSFDQQQLANFCRILSVTISEPDVGNDDKHTLLAKNAQQKRNASPSRAEVNQVTLLNIPGFIERLCKLATRKVSEATGANFLQELEDWYTWLDNALVLDALMQMATEEAEQSSTESSDESSLATSPLRHRLPQSMKIVHEIMYKVEVLYVLCVLLMGRQRNQVHKMLAEFRLIPGLNNLFDKLIWRKYTASNHVVHGQNENCDCSPEISFKIQFLRLLQSFSDHHENKYLLLNSQELNELSAISMKANIPEVEALVNTDRSLVCDGKKGLLTRLLTVMKREPPDSSFRFWQARAVESFLRGATSYADQMFLLKRGLLEHILFCIIDSGCTSRDVLQSYFDLLGELMKFNIDAFKRFNKYVNTAEKFQTFLTQINSSLVDSNMLVRCIVLSLDRFESQTEDVKVVEVLSECCLLSYMARVENRLSFLFRLINIINVQTLTQENVSCLNTSLVILMLARRKAKLPFYLNALREKEYAEKYPGCLLNNFHNLLRFWQRHYLNKDKDSTCLENSSCIPFSYWKETVSVLLGSDRTSLCAIASYIDEPFMDLDRDLLED encoded by the exons ATGGCGACGCTTCTGGGGTCCGAGTCCCCTTGTATTGGAGGAAGACGGAGAAATTGCAGTAGCAATATCATTACAAAGTTCACGGCCAGTAAAATTACTGGCCAGGGTTTCAGTCGAGGGACACAG CTCCCAGGAGGCCTGCTCCAGGAGAGAGATAAACGGGCCAAGTGGAATGGCATCCCTACTCTGCTGCAGAAGCTCTACGAGAGCAGCCATCCCAACAGTGACCTCTCCCACGCCCACAGCCTTCTCAAG GTGTTATCATCCCAGCTCTCCATGGAGGCCATGTCTTTTGTCACGGAGGACAGGAAGACCGCTCAGGAATCCACCTTCCCCAACACATACACCTTTGACCTCTTTGGTGGAGTTGAT CTGCTTGTGGAGATCTTGATGAGACCCACGCTAACTATGCagaagaaaaaacccaaaa TGAATGATGACTTGGTCAAGGACAGCCTTAGTGTTCTCTACAACTGCTGTATATGT ACAGAGGGGGTCACAAAGAGCCTGGCAGCGAGGGACGACTTTGTTCTGTTTCTCTTCACCCTGATGACAAACAAGAAGACCTTCCTACAGACTGCTACTCTAATTGAAGATATTCTCGGAGTGAAAAAG GAGATGATCCACTTAGAGGGCATCCCCAACCTGTCAGGTCTGGTCCAAAGCTTTGACCAACAACAGCTGGCCAACTTCTGCCGCATCCTGTCCGTCACCATCTCAGAGCCTGATGTTGGAAATGACGACAAGCACACTCTGTTGGCAAAAAATGCTCAGCAGAAACGTAATGCCAGCCCATCACGGGCGGAGGTCAACCAGG TAACTCTGCTGAATATCCCCGGCTTCATTGAGCGGCTGTGTAAGCTGGCCACCAGAAAGGTGTCTGAGGCCACAGGGGCTAACTTCCTGCAGGAGCTGGAGGACTGGTACACATGGTTGGACAACGCTCTGGTGCTTGACGCCCTCATGCAGATGGCGACTGAGGAGGCTGAGCAGAGCAGTACAG AATCATCAGATGAGAGCTCCCTGGCCACCAGCCCTCTGAGACATCGACTGCCCCAGTCCATGAAGATCGTACACGAGATCATGTATAAAGTGGAAGTGCTGTATGTGCTGTGTGTCCTTCTCATGGGGCGGCAGAGAAACCAG GTCCACAAGATGCTGGCCGAGTTCCGTCTCATCCCAGGACTCAATAACCTGTTCGACAAACTAATTTGGAGGAAATACACCGCCTCAAATCATGTGGTGCACGGCCAGAACGAGAACTGCGACTGTAGTCCA GAAATATCATTCAAAATCCAGTTCTTGCGGTTACTCCAGAGTTTCAGTGACCATCATGA GAACAAATACCTCCTGTTGAACAGCCAGGAGCTGAATGAACTGAGTGCCATATCCATGAAGGCTAACATCCCCGAGGTGGAAGCTCTGGTCAACACAGACAGAAGCCTAGTGTGTGACGGGAAGAAGGGCCTCCTCACGCGCCTCCTCACTGTCATGAAGAGGGAGCCCCCAGATTCGTCCTTTAG ATTCTGGCAGGCGAGGGCAGTGGAAAGCTTTCTCAGAGGAGCCACCTCCTATGCAGACCAAATGTTCCTTCTGAAGAGGGGACTGTTAGAG CATATCCTGTTCTGCATCATAGACAGTGGCTGTACTTCCAGAGATGTCCTGCAGAGCTACTTTGATCTGCTTGGAGAGCTCATGAAGTTCAACATTGATGCCTTCAAAAGATTCAACAAATACGTCAACACTGCAGAGAAG TTTCAGACATTCCTGACGCAGATCAACAGCTCTCTGGTGGACTCCAACATGCTGGTGCGCTGCATCGTCCTTTCATTGGACCGCTTTGAGAGCCAAACAGAAGATGTCAAAG TGGTGGAGGTGCTGTCTGAATGCTGTCTGCTGTCCTACATGGCCAGAGTTGAAAACCgcctctctttccttttccgACTTATCAACATCATCAACGTACAGACGCTCACACAG GAGAATGTGAGCTGTTTAAACACCAGTTTGGTCATCTTGATGCTGGCCAGAAGAAAGGCTAAACTGCCTTTCTATCTCAACGCCTTGCGTGAGAAGGAGTATGCTGAGAAGTATCCGGGCTGTCTGCTCAACAACTTCCACAACCTACTGCGCTTCTGGCAGCGTCACTACCTCAACAAGGACAAAGACAGCACCTGCCTGGAAAAC AGCTCCTGTATCCCCTTCAGCTACTGGAAGGAGACGGTGTCAGTGCTGCTGGGCTCAGACAGGACTTCTCTTTGTGCCATAGCGAGCTACATTGACGAGCCCTTCATGGATCTGGACAGAGACCTGCTGGAAGATTGA